A segment of the Amycolatopsis thermophila genome:
GAACACCGGACCACTCGAGAGGGCCTAGACGGAGTGGTGACTCCGTACTTAGGGTTTCCCGGGGATACTTCCGGGTCTGCGAAGGAGATGTCCTGGCTTGACCAGCGACGACAAGAGGCCGAGCGCGTCGCGGTTGTACAACCTCTACCTCGGCGGAAGGCATTACGGCGAAGTCGAGAAGGATTTCGCCGAGAACACGGTCTACCCGCTGATTCCGTTCATCGTCGAATGGGCCCTGCTGAGCCGCGGTTTTCTGCGCCGCGCGGTGGGGTTCTGCCACGAGCAGGGGATCCGCCAATTCATCGACGCGGGGGCCGGTTATCCGGCCCCGGACGGAAACGTCCACGAGATCGCGGCCGACGCCCGCGTGGTCTACCTCGACCACGACCCGGGCGTGGTGGCCGCGTTCGCCGATCTCGCCGGGGACGATCCCCGGGTCCGCGTGGTACGCGGTGACGTGCGCGAACCTTCCGCCGCTCTCGCGCGCGTGCGCGAGTTCCTCGATCTGTCGCAGCCGACCGCGCTGCTCATGAACGCCGTGCTGCACTTCCTCGACCAGCCCGGGCCGCTGGTGCGGGAGTGGGTCGAGGCGCTGGCAC
Coding sequences within it:
- a CDS encoding SAM-dependent methyltransferase, whose protein sequence is MTSDDKRPSASRLYNLYLGGRHYGEVEKDFAENTVYPLIPFIVEWALLSRGFLRRAVGFCHEQGIRQFIDAGAGYPAPDGNVHEIAADARVVYLDHDPGVVAAFADLAGDDPRVRVVRGDVREPSAALARVREFLDLSQPTALLMNAVLHFLDQPGPLVREWVEALAPGSYLVISHGSVDDTPAGPDDRAELVRRYRRNSATLIPRTAEQIGEFFRGLELVPPGLVPAADWRSDVPPVLHDQRARHGMRAGVGYKRTGR